A single region of the Oleispira antarctica RB-8 genome encodes:
- a CDS encoding Glycosyl transferase, group 1. By similarity encodes MAAVKPRRLAYLIHTFPLFSLTFIVDEIETMRDLGAQIDLYGVRLPQPDEYPDAYQKYCDETTYALPVKILKHIEEHAKWLCRHPIKYFSCLWFVLTASKCSLKERAKLVGYLCEAVALADHINPDKYDHLHVHFLFGGSLVALFLKKLTGINYSATGHGTDFLVDRWLLHEKVCGAEFVRIGTQYNADFIQKEIAPAEAGELFVLPFGIDHKNLIDSKQAIIEKIEQRKNEPIVIINVGRLVWQKGQVTLIESARILKDKGLDFRLDIIGEGELRGEIETLIARYDLQEQVVMRGALPRNEVLEAMQAADIFAFSSLSEGFGIVLLEAMLCGLAIVAPNITGVSEIVMDGKTGIIYPSQTGSVLASSLEQLIINKTLRQSYQLNALDDVCARFDHLDKVAQLYKRMTLCE; translated from the coding sequence ATGGCAGCGGTAAAACCACGTCGGTTGGCATATCTGATTCATACGTTCCCGTTATTTTCGTTAACATTTATAGTCGATGAAATAGAAACGATGCGGGATCTTGGGGCGCAGATAGATCTTTATGGTGTGAGACTCCCTCAACCTGATGAATACCCTGATGCCTACCAAAAATATTGTGATGAAACGACGTATGCTTTACCCGTTAAAATATTGAAACACATCGAAGAGCATGCGAAATGGCTTTGCCGTCATCCAATTAAGTATTTTAGTTGCCTGTGGTTTGTATTAACAGCTTCAAAGTGCAGCTTAAAAGAAAGAGCAAAGCTAGTAGGTTATTTGTGTGAAGCTGTTGCGCTGGCTGATCATATTAATCCCGATAAATACGATCATCTTCATGTGCATTTTTTGTTTGGCGGTTCGCTGGTTGCACTGTTCCTCAAAAAACTGACAGGCATAAACTATAGTGCAACAGGGCACGGCACTGACTTCTTAGTGGATCGTTGGTTGTTGCATGAGAAAGTCTGTGGGGCTGAATTCGTGCGCATTGGTACTCAATATAACGCTGATTTTATTCAGAAGGAGATTGCTCCTGCAGAAGCAGGTGAACTTTTTGTATTGCCGTTTGGCATTGACCATAAAAACTTGATCGATAGTAAGCAAGCCATTATTGAAAAAATCGAACAGCGTAAAAATGAACCGATCGTTATTATCAATGTAGGACGATTGGTATGGCAAAAAGGGCAGGTAACGCTTATCGAATCGGCTCGTATTTTAAAAGATAAAGGGCTTGATTTTAGGCTTGATATTATCGGTGAAGGTGAGCTGCGTGGCGAGATTGAAACTTTAATAGCGCGTTATGATTTGCAGGAACAGGTAGTTATGCGCGGCGCCTTGCCTCGCAATGAAGTATTAGAAGCGATGCAGGCTGCAGATATTTTTGCTTTTTCAAGCTTAAGCGAAGGTTTTGGTATTGTTTTATTAGAAGCGATGCTTTGTGGGTTGGCGATCGTCGCTCCAAATATAACCGGTGTATCAGAAATTGTTATGGATGGTAAAACTGGAATTATCTATCCGTCTCAGACAGGGAGTGTTCTGGCGTCAAGTTTAGAGCAACTTATTATTAATAAAACATTACGTCAAAGCTATCAGCTTAATGCGCTTGATGATGTGTGCGCGCGCTTTGATCATCTCGATAAAGTTGCTCAACTCTACAAAAGAATGACGTTATGCGAATGA
- the cda1 gene encoding Chitin deacetylase: MRNRIKQMIAVLISACGILEVSRWLRVRCFNKPSVTILCFHRIVPEGGLISPQCISSDLFEKQMRFFSSKFDFITLDDVASYLSGDIAFQRDVMAFTFDDGYEDNYINAAPILERFDAKAAFYIASEPILDGKNYWIDELSILLEALHGSAAIVDLTELDDVAFKISQFISAPEDQKKQQAKNIFYAANALNEGQKNKLLIELRKTCEVIGRTPNKTPTLMSVSQIKALMSRGHIIGAHTHTHPRLSNLTVDEVESEIFQGVERLSEHFGEIKHFAYPFGKMADIPTDKSALFNVLDRCGFKISVTTEDNVLAQSDHKYLVPRKVMSAQSVSQIDLKMELMAWQR, translated from the coding sequence ATGAGAAATAGAATTAAACAAATGATAGCGGTGCTTATCTCTGCATGTGGAATATTGGAGGTGAGCCGGTGGTTACGTGTTCGCTGTTTCAACAAGCCCAGCGTCACGATTCTTTGTTTTCATCGAATCGTGCCTGAAGGTGGGCTTATTTCTCCTCAATGTATTTCTTCTGATTTATTCGAAAAACAAATGCGTTTTTTTTCTTCGAAATTCGATTTTATTACGCTTGATGATGTTGCATCTTATCTCTCTGGTGATATAGCTTTTCAGCGTGATGTAATGGCGTTTACATTTGATGACGGCTATGAAGATAACTACATTAATGCGGCGCCTATATTAGAACGCTTTGATGCAAAGGCGGCTTTCTATATTGCAAGCGAACCTATCTTAGACGGGAAAAATTATTGGATTGACGAATTGTCGATATTGCTTGAGGCACTGCATGGTTCTGCTGCTATTGTTGACTTAACAGAGTTGGACGATGTTGCATTTAAAATTTCTCAATTTATTTCAGCACCTGAGGATCAAAAAAAGCAGCAAGCAAAAAACATTTTTTATGCGGCAAATGCATTAAATGAAGGGCAAAAAAACAAGCTGTTAATTGAACTGCGAAAAACATGCGAAGTAATTGGCCGCACTCCAAATAAAACACCAACGTTGATGTCTGTTTCACAAATAAAGGCACTAATGAGTCGTGGGCATATTATTGGAGCGCACACACATACGCACCCAAGATTATCTAATCTAACAGTGGATGAGGTCGAAAGTGAAATTTTTCAAGGTGTTGAAAGGCTTAGTGAGCACTTTGGAGAAATTAAACATTTTGCCTATCCTTTTGGAAAGATGGCTGACATACCAACAGACAAGTCCGCACTGTTTAATGTCCTTGATCGTTGTGGATTCAAAATATCAGTAACAACAGAAGATAATGTTTTAGCGCAAAGCGATCACAAATACTTGGTTCCACGCAAAGTGATGTCGGCACAATCGGTATCTCAAATTGATTTGAAGATGGAGCTAATGGCATGGCAGCGGTAA
- a CDS encoding similar to polysaccharide transport proteins, with the protein MQSYYGSTETGSSNLAAYMVASVAFLFAVVFVVSSGMGFKWLFLSCIALMALCVAAVFPSFRLFVLLSLTACIPVAIQYNLFNHGSKTSTLTHFGGAEGSLVINLVDFPIIMLFFIWIADLASGRVALPKWTRIDTYIVLFLLFSAFSMFNTDEYALLFFEELRYLKYLLLLWMLRCYMVDEQFVRYCLYVVVLIAGMQFLLACLQYFLFFTLPFPVGGVSGSQFDMVNNAVIQRVSGTVGHCNTFAAYLLFPIVLCLVFFLFESSRLIRFLASGFFVACCIALVLTFSRNAWLMTAMAISILLVVGIIQKKISSGMLLGLFGLGMVALACLIVSGVFEIILIRIFEDSGKAYDSRWDLAMVAVSMISEHPVIGIGLNSFEESMSYYDDSGVTNIIQQPVHNTLLLIAAETGLISFALFMLICKSVAGSIIKLIKRGDDFGFIVGVSTGVALLLLLISNQFDVTLRKEPIIGMCVLFIAIVMAMGTRTEKEFSNEK; encoded by the coding sequence ATGCAGAGCTATTATGGAAGTACTGAAACAGGGAGTTCTAACCTAGCAGCCTATATGGTTGCTAGCGTTGCATTTTTATTTGCTGTCGTATTTGTTGTCAGTTCAGGGATGGGATTTAAGTGGCTATTTCTTTCTTGCATAGCGCTTATGGCGCTGTGTGTAGCCGCGGTCTTTCCCAGTTTTCGCTTATTCGTATTGCTGTCACTCACAGCATGTATTCCGGTTGCGATTCAGTACAACTTATTTAATCACGGGAGTAAGACGTCAACTCTGACCCACTTTGGTGGGGCGGAAGGCTCCCTCGTTATTAACTTGGTTGATTTTCCCATTATCATGCTGTTTTTTATATGGATAGCGGATTTGGCGAGTGGGAGAGTAGCATTACCAAAATGGACACGTATTGATACTTATATTGTGTTGTTTTTGTTGTTTTCTGCTTTTTCAATGTTTAATACTGATGAGTATGCTTTGCTCTTTTTTGAAGAGTTAAGGTATCTCAAATATCTGCTGCTATTGTGGATGTTGAGATGCTACATGGTTGATGAACAATTTGTACGATATTGCTTATATGTTGTTGTGCTTATCGCCGGGATGCAGTTTTTATTAGCGTGTTTGCAATACTTCCTATTTTTCACATTGCCCTTTCCTGTGGGAGGAGTATCAGGATCGCAATTTGATATGGTTAACAACGCTGTGATACAACGGGTGTCGGGTACCGTCGGCCATTGTAATACCTTCGCAGCGTATCTTTTATTTCCGATCGTCTTATGTTTGGTTTTTTTCCTATTCGAATCATCACGTTTGATTCGATTTTTAGCCAGTGGTTTTTTTGTCGCATGTTGCATTGCCTTAGTATTAACGTTCTCCCGTAATGCTTGGTTGATGACCGCGATGGCGATATCCATACTCTTAGTTGTAGGCATAATACAAAAGAAAATTTCTTCAGGAATGTTGCTTGGGCTGTTTGGGCTGGGAATGGTTGCTTTGGCCTGTTTGATAGTTTCCGGTGTGTTTGAAATTATCTTAATTCGTATTTTTGAAGATAGCGGTAAAGCCTATGACTCCCGATGGGATCTTGCAATGGTTGCTGTCTCCATGATTTCTGAACACCCAGTAATAGGCATAGGCCTTAATTCATTTGAAGAATCGATGTCGTATTACGATGACAGCGGTGTAACTAATATTATTCAACAACCGGTGCATAATACGCTGCTCCTTATTGCAGCAGAAACAGGGCTTATTTCCTTTGCGCTTTTTATGTTGATATGCAAATCGGTTGCGGGAAGTATTATAAAACTGATAAAACGCGGTGATGATTTTGGTTTTATTGTTGGCGTTTCTACCGGTGTCGCATTGTTATTATTATTAATCTCCAATCAATTCGACGTTACCTTAAGAAAAGAGCCCATTATCGGGATGTGTGTGCTATTTATCGCCATTGTTATGGCCATGGGAACGCGTACTGAAAAGGAATTCAGTAATGAGAAATAG
- a CDS encoding Putative polysaccharide export protein: MNYKLLKEVLVIAIVSIGLGGCASKNIITSDTYDVSHEPVASSAEKYQLQVGDKISIVCVVNEQLDAVDPYYINTGDIINVKVLDRSDLSYEYKVNPDGTVQFIQLDSLQIAGLTLSELRPKLEKLYGDLGINDAITVGFSVYNAAVDSFINKLSPGGIGLSPFATTIAVDGNANFPLVGFVKLNDLTLQEANDLISAKYRDHFKSIDVTLRIEESSGHNVIVLGEVLKPGTFSVNGTLSVLSALGAAGGYTTNAKLDSIMTVQRRGGKVFVNKFDLEKDMFAMASVKMIAGDFVFVPKSTIANVNTFVDQYLRRVTPFNLNLSGSYLINDL; the protein is encoded by the coding sequence GTGAATTATAAATTATTAAAGGAAGTGCTAGTAATAGCCATAGTCAGTATTGGGTTGGGGGGGTGTGCCAGTAAAAATATTATCACCTCTGACACTTATGATGTAAGTCATGAGCCCGTTGCCAGTAGTGCTGAAAAGTACCAGTTACAAGTTGGTGATAAAATAAGCATTGTATGTGTTGTTAATGAGCAGCTTGATGCCGTAGACCCGTATTATATTAATACTGGGGATATCATTAATGTAAAGGTACTCGATCGCTCCGACCTGAGTTATGAATACAAGGTTAATCCAGATGGCACAGTTCAATTTATTCAATTGGACTCGCTACAAATTGCGGGTTTAACGTTAAGTGAGTTGAGGCCAAAGCTTGAAAAACTTTACGGTGATCTTGGAATAAATGACGCAATCACTGTTGGATTTTCCGTGTACAACGCAGCGGTAGATAGTTTTATAAATAAATTATCTCCTGGAGGTATTGGTCTTTCACCTTTCGCGACAACGATTGCGGTTGATGGAAATGCTAACTTCCCTCTTGTGGGTTTTGTAAAACTGAATGATTTAACGTTGCAAGAGGCTAATGATTTGATCTCGGCTAAATATCGTGATCATTTCAAGAGTATCGATGTAACCCTCAGAATTGAAGAATCATCAGGGCATAATGTGATTGTTTTAGGAGAGGTTTTAAAGCCTGGAACCTTTAGTGTGAATGGCACGCTATCTGTTTTATCTGCTCTTGGGGCAGCCGGCGGCTATACAACGAATGCCAAGCTAGATTCAATCATGACCGTGCAGCGCAGAGGCGGAAAGGTCTTTGTCAATAAGTTCGATTTAGAAAAAGATATGTTCGCAATGGCCAGTGTCAAAATGATAGCAGGTGATTTTGTATTTGTTCCTAAATCGACAATCGCCAATGTTAATACATTTGTAGATCAGTACTTACGAAGAGTAACTCCTTTTAATTTGAACCTATCAGGTTCCTACTTGATTAATGACTTATGA
- a CDS encoding Putative glycosyl transferase family 2 yields the protein MKCCYINFLLVNLYARPRTMDQLNIKSEGNGQYIIITPMRNEIRTVEITIKALLSQTVLPNKWIILDDGSTDGSEKIVSKYAEEYPWISHIKIADRGYDFVGQGVADLLNFGLKMLHDEPPVEFIAKLDADLDFANDYFESMLLEMRQEPRLGIVSGHPYVLENDNKVFERHSSYFPSGTARLYRITYLNDIGYFVSSVGWDTVDILRMRMHNHLTKICHHIPVHHMRPMGTRGGYINGMVRDGRNSYLTGYTPLFLLARALFNIRYYPYLLRTFCMIYGYFTTYFKGVPRTVSDKEYQFHAKLQRHRLMLRNIDDIDQQ from the coding sequence ATGAAGTGTTGTTACATTAATTTTTTGCTCGTAAATCTTTATGCAAGGCCAAGGACTATGGATCAGTTAAATATTAAAAGTGAAGGGAATGGGCAATACATTATTATTACCCCCATGCGTAATGAAATTAGAACTGTTGAAATTACCATTAAGGCTTTGTTGAGCCAAACTGTGCTGCCCAACAAATGGATTATTCTTGATGATGGTTCGACCGATGGCAGTGAAAAAATTGTCTCTAAGTATGCCGAAGAATACCCTTGGATTTCTCATATTAAAATAGCAGACAGAGGATATGATTTTGTTGGGCAGGGCGTTGCTGATCTTCTGAATTTTGGTCTGAAAATGTTGCACGATGAACCCCCTGTTGAATTTATTGCAAAATTGGATGCTGATCTTGATTTTGCTAATGATTATTTTGAAAGTATGCTTCTCGAAATGAGGCAAGAGCCCCGCCTTGGCATCGTTAGTGGCCACCCCTATGTTCTTGAGAACGACAATAAGGTGTTTGAAAGGCATAGTAGTTATTTTCCGTCTGGTACAGCTAGACTTTATCGCATCACTTATTTGAATGATATAGGCTATTTTGTTAGTTCTGTTGGTTGGGACACAGTCGACATTTTACGTATGCGAATGCATAACCATTTAACTAAAATCTGCCATCACATTCCGGTTCACCATATGCGCCCAATGGGGACTCGTGGGGGTTATATTAACGGTATGGTCCGAGACGGAAGAAATAGCTACCTCACGGGCTACACACCTTTATTTTTGCTTGCGCGAGCATTGTTCAATATTCGTTACTATCCTTATTTATTAAGAACATTTTGTATGATCTATGGATATTTTACGACTTATTTCAAGGGCGTGCCGCGCACAGTAAGTGATAAGGAATATCAATTTCATGCAAAGCTTCAAAGACATAGGCTAATGCTAAGGAATATTGATGATATTGATCAACAGTAA
- the gltX gene encoding Glutamate-tRNA ligase, whose translation MTVRTRVAPSPTGDPHVGTAYIALFNLAFARKHGGKFILRIEDTDQSRSTPESEKAILDSMRWLGLEWDEGPDVGGEYGPYRQSERKDDYAQYAEQLIEKGHAFRCYRTSEELNELRDGIADLGRALKPSDLKLSEEEVAKRIANGDDFVVRMNVPEEGICVVDDMLRGVIELDWKMVDAQILLKSDGMPTYHLANVVDDHLMKISHVIRGEEWINSAPKHKLLYEFFGWDMPALCHMPLLRNADKSKLSKRKNPTSILFYQRMGYMPEALLNYLGRMGWSMPDESEKFTRQAMFDNFDITRVSLGGPIFDTEKLSWLNGLWLRELDSETFAQKFADWGLDKERLLPLIPHIQPRVETFADVVGLAGHFLGGMTVLTEASFVHKNLEQEQQVEILQFALWQLEAIRHWDRDEIQKRMFALAKDMEIKPKDFLNPLFIAIAGTNETISVLDTMALLGPDMSRARLRHAINVLGGVGKKKLKKMEKAYRGHDAAVEAVLSGV comes from the coding sequence ATGACCGTACGTACTCGCGTCGCGCCATCTCCAACTGGCGATCCACACGTAGGCACTGCTTACATTGCATTATTCAACCTAGCGTTTGCTCGCAAACACGGCGGCAAATTCATTCTGCGTATTGAAGATACGGATCAAAGCCGCAGCACGCCTGAATCTGAAAAAGCGATTCTCGACAGTATGCGTTGGTTGGGTTTGGAGTGGGATGAAGGCCCGGATGTTGGTGGAGAATATGGCCCATACCGTCAAAGCGAGCGCAAAGATGACTACGCACAATACGCCGAACAGTTAATCGAAAAAGGTCACGCTTTCCGTTGCTACCGTACCAGCGAAGAATTAAACGAACTGCGTGACGGTATTGCCGACCTGGGCCGTGCTTTAAAGCCGAGTGATCTTAAGCTTTCAGAAGAAGAAGTCGCTAAGCGCATTGCTAATGGTGACGATTTCGTCGTTCGCATGAACGTGCCAGAAGAAGGCATTTGCGTGGTAGATGACATGCTTCGTGGCGTGATTGAGCTAGACTGGAAAATGGTCGATGCTCAGATCCTACTAAAATCAGACGGTATGCCAACCTACCATTTAGCCAACGTTGTTGATGATCACCTAATGAAAATCAGCCACGTTATTCGTGGTGAAGAGTGGATCAACTCAGCGCCTAAGCACAAGTTGCTTTACGAATTCTTCGGTTGGGATATGCCCGCTTTATGCCACATGCCATTATTGCGTAACGCTGATAAGAGCAAGTTGAGCAAGCGTAAAAATCCAACATCTATCTTGTTTTATCAGCGCATGGGATACATGCCAGAAGCGCTATTGAACTACCTAGGCCGTATGGGCTGGTCAATGCCTGATGAAAGCGAAAAGTTCACCCGTCAGGCGATGTTTGATAACTTCGACATTACCCGCGTATCGTTGGGTGGACCTATTTTCGATACTGAAAAGTTAAGCTGGTTAAACGGTTTATGGTTACGTGAGCTCGATAGTGAAACCTTCGCACAGAAATTCGCAGACTGGGGCTTGGATAAAGAGCGTCTATTACCACTTATTCCACACATTCAGCCGCGCGTAGAAACGTTCGCTGACGTTGTTGGTTTGGCAGGACACTTCTTAGGCGGCATGACCGTCTTAACAGAAGCAAGCTTTGTTCATAAAAATCTAGAACAAGAGCAGCAAGTAGAAATACTGCAGTTCGCCTTATGGCAGCTAGAAGCTATCCGCCATTGGGATCGTGACGAAATTCAAAAGCGCATGTTCGCGTTAGCCAAAGATATGGAAATCAAACCAAAAGATTTCTTGAATCCTTTGTTTATCGCCATAGCAGGTACAAACGAAACCATTTCTGTACTTGATACAATGGCCTTGCTAGGTCCAGATATGAGTCGCGCACGCTTACGACATGCGATTAATGTATTGGGCGGAGTAGGGAAGAAGAAACTGAAAAAAATGGAAAAAGCGTATCGTGGACATGATGCAGCTGTTGAAGCGGTTTTGTCTGGCGTTTAA
- the miaE gene encoding tRNA-(Ms(2)io(6)a)-hydroxylase: MPISSTYSAAKDVDPKDLAELIDFLPCETPDKWVEVALQRQDILLINHAYLEKCAARTALNLMFAYPDKPELQRKMSRLAREELVHFEQVIKIINKRDLTYRGLKPSRYAGLLNKEVRKASDEKLIDYLIIGAFIEARSCERFAKLAPHLDAELAKFYTSLLRSEARHYKDYLTLAQSYSKSSIDERIEFFREIERDAIESKDDQFRFHSGIPADHLVRN; the protein is encoded by the coding sequence ATGCCTATCTCTTCTACTTATTCTGCCGCTAAAGATGTTGACCCTAAAGACTTGGCGGAGTTGATTGATTTTTTACCGTGCGAGACTCCTGACAAGTGGGTTGAGGTCGCTTTGCAACGCCAAGATATCTTGCTGATTAATCATGCCTATTTAGAAAAATGTGCCGCGCGCACTGCGTTAAATCTAATGTTCGCCTACCCAGACAAGCCTGAACTGCAGCGTAAGATGTCACGCCTGGCTCGAGAAGAACTGGTGCATTTTGAGCAGGTAATTAAAATTATTAATAAACGCGATTTAACTTATCGCGGATTAAAGCCTTCTCGCTACGCGGGCTTATTGAATAAAGAAGTCCGGAAGGCATCTGACGAAAAACTGATCGACTATTTAATTATAGGGGCATTTATTGAAGCCCGCTCTTGTGAGCGTTTTGCTAAACTGGCACCGCATTTAGATGCCGAACTGGCTAAGTTTTATACATCCCTTTTGCGCTCAGAAGCCCGCCACTATAAAGATTATTTAACCTTGGCTCAAAGCTATAGCAAAAGCTCGATAGACGAACGCATTGAATTTTTCCGCGAAATTGAACGGGATGCCATTGAATCGAAAGATGATCAATTTCGTTTTCATAGCGGAATCCCTGCCGATCACTTAGTCCGCAACTAA
- the pilZ gene encoding Type IV pilus assembly protein PilZ: MNPRSGILSLTIKDKAVLYAAYMPFIQGGGLFIPTSKQYELGEEVFMLLKLMEEPEKIPVAGKVIWVTPKGAQGNKVAGIGVQFTGDETMAKDKIETYLAGALTSDRLTHTM; the protein is encoded by the coding sequence ATGAATCCTAGAAGTGGTATTTTATCCCTCACCATCAAAGATAAAGCGGTTTTATACGCAGCCTACATGCCTTTTATACAAGGTGGCGGCTTATTCATCCCAACAAGCAAGCAATATGAGTTAGGTGAAGAAGTATTCATGTTATTGAAGTTAATGGAAGAACCAGAAAAAATTCCAGTAGCCGGAAAAGTAATCTGGGTAACCCCAAAAGGCGCGCAAGGCAATAAAGTAGCAGGTATAGGCGTACAATTTACCGGCGACGAAACCATGGCTAAAGACAAAATAGAAACCTACTTAGCCGGTGCACTGACATCCGACCGCTTAACACACACGATGTAA
- the holB gene encoding probable DNA-directed DNA polymerase, whose product MAVDEAELAQQGRDARQVLLQDIPWNSDLWQGLIDRYHGAGLPHASLLLGNEGTGRRPLAFKLAKFLLCQAPDKKTAKNNNCCDQCHSCKLMDAGSHPDYFICDQEAKGKQIKVDTVRKLNDFLSKTPQISACQVVHVYPLEAMNLNASNALLKTLEEPSGESYLLLMAERLGTVLPTIRSRTQRINLHPPSTEQALAWLSARLTNTPPDDLALALRQCAGGPLKAEQWLREGLLVQDATYTSLMQKWLSGQQQLQDISKALAKYDLVDTINWWTGLSLDIMKLGMGANVTQISHPQQSEWIGQLVATVSKLKLLTLQQKLQEIAGRLAAGQGNYNASLLIESLLLDWQQSFASSSSS is encoded by the coding sequence ATGGCAGTTGATGAAGCGGAACTCGCTCAACAAGGTCGAGACGCTCGGCAAGTACTATTACAAGATATTCCGTGGAATAGCGATCTATGGCAAGGCTTAATCGATCGCTATCACGGTGCTGGATTACCTCATGCCTCGCTATTATTGGGCAACGAAGGAACCGGGCGGCGTCCACTAGCATTTAAATTAGCCAAGTTTTTATTGTGCCAAGCCCCCGATAAAAAAACGGCTAAAAACAACAACTGCTGCGATCAGTGCCATAGCTGCAAATTAATGGATGCAGGCAGCCACCCCGACTATTTTATTTGCGACCAAGAAGCCAAAGGAAAGCAAATAAAAGTCGATACAGTTCGTAAGCTGAATGATTTCTTATCAAAAACTCCACAAATATCGGCTTGTCAGGTTGTCCACGTTTATCCACTAGAAGCCATGAATCTCAATGCATCAAACGCACTCTTAAAAACACTAGAAGAACCCTCAGGCGAATCTTACTTGTTATTAATGGCTGAGCGTTTAGGCACTGTTTTACCGACAATTCGTAGCCGAACCCAAAGAATTAATCTTCACCCCCCCAGCACAGAGCAAGCACTGGCATGGTTATCTGCGCGCCTAACCAACACCCCCCCAGATGACTTAGCATTAGCATTACGCCAATGTGCAGGGGGGCCATTAAAAGCAGAACAATGGCTACGAGAAGGATTATTGGTTCAGGATGCCACGTACACGAGCTTGATGCAGAAATGGCTATCAGGACAGCAACAATTACAAGACATTAGCAAAGCCCTCGCCAAATACGACTTGGTAGACACCATAAACTGGTGGACAGGCCTAAGCCTGGATATTATGAAATTAGGAATGGGGGCCAATGTCACACAAATTAGCCACCCACAGCAAAGCGAATGGATAGGGCAGCTGGTTGCTACCGTATCAAAGCTAAAGCTGTTAACCTTGCAGCAGAAATTACAAGAAATTGCAGGTCGTCTAGCCGCAGGGCAAGGCAACTACAATGCATCATTATTAATAGAATCACTGTTACTGGATTGGCAACAGTCATTTGCATCTTCATCATCGTCTTAA
- the tmk gene encoding Thymidylate kinase: MSHKNTAPAQFITFEGGEGVGKSTNIEFCRRLLEQQGIDVIVTREPGGTEIAEIIRDELLKKPHNERMSDVAELLLVFAARAQHIEALVKPALERGCWVLCDRFTDSTIAYQGYGRGLKLETINQLKTIAQLGIEPDKTFLLDAPIDVGMGRAKARGPADRFEIEQLDFFSRVREGFLAIAKNSPQRVCVINAAQELSQVQIDLKSAIEQRVLEIQTVEIHAIDTQKLDAQKRKSEQQ; this comes from the coding sequence ATGAGTCATAAAAATACGGCCCCAGCCCAATTCATCACCTTTGAAGGGGGCGAAGGCGTTGGTAAATCAACCAATATCGAATTCTGCCGTCGGTTATTAGAGCAGCAAGGTATCGACGTCATTGTCACGCGTGAGCCTGGCGGAACTGAAATTGCAGAAATCATTCGCGACGAACTGCTAAAAAAACCGCATAACGAACGCATGAGCGATGTCGCAGAACTGCTGCTGGTTTTTGCCGCTCGCGCTCAGCATATTGAAGCACTAGTGAAACCCGCATTAGAACGCGGCTGCTGGGTATTGTGTGATCGTTTCACAGACTCCACCATAGCCTATCAAGGTTATGGGCGTGGATTGAAATTAGAAACAATCAACCAGCTAAAAACCATTGCACAGCTAGGCATCGAGCCGGATAAAACTTTTTTATTAGATGCACCGATCGACGTCGGCATGGGGCGAGCGAAAGCCCGTGGCCCTGCGGATCGCTTTGAAATAGAACAGCTGGATTTTTTCAGTCGAGTACGCGAAGGGTTTTTAGCCATAGCAAAAAACTCACCGCAGCGAGTCTGTGTGATTAATGCCGCACAAGAATTATCCCAAGTACAAATTGATCTAAAATCTGCAATTGAGCAGCGAGTCTTAGAAATACAAACAGTAGAAATACATGCAATAGACACTCAGAAACTAGACGCACAAAAACGCAAGTCGGAGCAGCAATAA